The Antechinus flavipes isolate AdamAnt ecotype Samford, QLD, Australia chromosome 4, AdamAnt_v2, whole genome shotgun sequence genomic interval TCAATTCAATACAAACTAGTATTAGTAACATGTCTACATCAGTACCATCAtagctaaacaaaacaaaacaaaaaaaaaaaggttacgtGAAAGAAACTGAATGACTGAAATTTTCCACAATACACTACACAGGACAACATTATATGATTGCTAATTTGTGCTATAATATTTTAGATGAGACCAAAACATTTAAGGGATTTGTTTTATGTATAAAGAGTGGCTAAAAATTTAaactctcaaaaaaagaaaaaaaaaaaatcaaccaaaaaaaaaaaaaaaaccatgcaaGAATAGAATATCGAAACATAGgatagtaaaaacaacaacaacaaaaaaaacaataccCCACATATACCTTTTGTTGCTTTCCGGTGTGCATCTTTGGCCACATAATAAATTTCTTCATCCGTGACATCCAATAGAATTTCTGTCAGCAGCATTTTTGTCAATAACATCTGCAGGAAAAATGTTTACACAGTATGAAATTTATTGATTGGTTTTACTAATATAGTCACTGAACTTAAaactaaaacatatatatattaaattaactTCCAAAAGTTAAATcagtcaaaattgaaaaaaaaatcatttccaaacATGTTTTTATTCAAACAATTAATATCACACCCAAGAAATTCAACTGTATAGatttgttttaacatatttaaataatgtcaatattaatatttaatttaatttaaatattaaaattaatataaggTAAATAAGATCTCTGCTTCTGAATGTTAAAATTCTAGAACTCAAATTTTATCACAACAAATGGCACAACTTGGCTTTTTAATTAATAAAGTACCATGAATAAAGTGGCATCGCTTTTAAAAATTCAGCATTACACATGCACTTAAACTTAGGCAATTGCTCTATGTATTCAGAAATTCTCCAAAGTACACAGCTACAATTCCTTTCTATTTGTACTATCAGATTCtctgtaagcatttaataatgtaCATCAGTCAACATTTTTTCAACTAATGTCAGTTTACATACAGGCTAATCAGAGAATCCAAAGAACTTATggacttttcctctctctcttcctcattcccAGGTTATactattcctttccttcttaagaacagagactcaaaaataaacatattttcttctGACTGTAGCAGAATAAAGTAGAAATCTTTTAGGATATGGTATAaaggaatggaaagaacaatggaacATTCAAAAGACTTGAGGTTCTATTTCTAATCCTGTCACTAAATAATTATATAGTTATGAGCATATCTCTTAAATTCCCTGGGTCTCTTTTAATATAATAAGCAGTTTGGTCTTTTCCATGAATAAGTCTATGAATCCTGGTAAATATTGAAGTGTTAAATATCATTATACAGCACAGCTAAAAGGTGATAAAACTAACAATTTTTTCCTGTTAGAGGCAACTAGGTGCTGCAGTAGAGAAAGCTGGGTCTCGAGGCTGGAAGAaccaaattcaaatccttcctcagatacttcctggatgtatgatcttggataagtcacttttcctatttgcctcagtttcaacacctgcaaaatgaggataatagtagcacttaccttacaaagttgttgtgagaatcaaatgagatatttaataaaggtgtatttcctccctttctactgttttattatttttattgtacatAGTATTTATTGGGGTTTATGGTATGTGATTTGaacagcaaaaatatatatatagggaagctagatggtgcagtggagagagcacttggtcctggagtcaacaggactcaagttcaaatccagccgcagtcacttaatacttactagctatgtgactctgggcaagtcacttagtcccaattgcttcgccaaaaaacaaacaaaagaaatatgtctaattttaaatcatttaatattgttaGTAGACACCAACCTTAGAAATAATATCTAGACAAGCAACAATAGCAACTATATTCTTATAAACAAAATCCCAagcaaatagaaaggaaaaacattttatctGTACCATCTgatattccttctcttcttctgtcATCTCTGGTTCACTTTGTTCTTCTTGAGGAACTGGAGATGGGCTTCTAGTAATTTTTCCACTGCTTGCTGCTTCAACATTTTCAACATCATCGTCATCCTCATCACTATCCTATAAAATGAATAGTGCATATATGCTTTATTAATTTATAATGCAAAATCACCTAATTATAAATCATCAAACTCAGAAAATCTCAAAGCAAgtcaaacataaaaataaaaagcaaaactgaactTGAAAAATGTGCATTAATTTGCACTCTGCAATTTTAAGTCtgtattaaataggaaaaaaattaaaatggaaagaaagcaaaTTGAAAAACAGTactgttatttgctcatttgttTATTACTTTTTGCTCAGTCAGTAAATTGCCATAGAACATTTTTCTATCTTACAGATGAACTAAGAAAACATCACACACACAATGGACTATCCAGTCACTTGTCAgcatcatcatttctttttaaagttatacATCATAGATCCTAAAATGATTGCCTTGCCATTATGGGATCTTTGAGTTGTTGCTAttcatctttcattcttgaagagtaaCAATGATATCAAGAGGTTGCTATCTTGATTCAAGGGAATTGTCTAAATGAGGACTAACTATGCAGAATCATCACCCTTACTCCCTCCTCGAACATCATTTTGCCTTGGACATTATGGGATCTTTGGATAGATGCAAGGGGACAACCACATTTAAAGcctaaaacctttttttttttttttaagtttataagaaccattttaattttttcagtagATCACTTGCAAATGGATAAGAAGTGTATTAATTCTCAGAAAGAACAACTGCTACCAATAATAAAGTCCATCACCAGAATAGCCTCAAATTTTTATGACAGGATCCAGACACTAAAATAATTGAGAAGTCTCTCTGAGTCTGTTACTACTTCAACTCCTATCTACAACATTTCTTTAAAGTGGAATGAAGGGCAATTGATTCCATGGCAAAGACTTTTAAAAGTAcaatatattagcaaaaatatcTCATCCTAAATACCACATATGACAGACTCATCAATATGAAATGACTTAATTTTCACTGCTTATAGTTATACTACCCGTATTTCAAGgatatataatgatcaacttcAATTAAaattgcaattcttctattcatagaAAAGGACATTCATGCCAAATTTCTTGTGATAAGGTTCTGCAAATTTATCTAACCTAGTACTTTGATACAACATTTAAATGATCCACATTTCAAAGCCCTTCCAGGTTAAAAAGGAGTTTGATGATCTCTCAGCATAGCTTTTTAATACTAAGGGTTCTCAACATTACAATTAGGCATAAGTGAAgggattttaatgaaaaaatggtGCTTGAATACATAATAGATAGGATTATATACAAAAATGTCACAATGAAACAGTTTAGAAGTTAAAGGTGCTTTTAGAAGATAAATTCatttccatattctctctctctctctttttgacaTTTTCCAGTCCTTTTAAAGAACTAGCTACTGCTTCTTCATGCTCTGTTTATAGTTCTATTAGGATATGCTTAATAGGCATTTCCAACATTCCAATTAAGCAATCTTTTTGAAATGAagtgtcctttttcttttatccttttcaaaATTCCAAAATCCAATAAATCAACATGTATGGAATCAGCTATTTATTTTATCAGGCTCCATGTTGGATACAGAACAATGAAATAAGCTTCTGAAGAGTGATGGCATTGCCCTACTCCTCCCCCTACTCACATCACCTTCCCATAAGAAGCAGCATCCTCTAGATTCAAGAGAACAAGCtccaatttgaaactatgttcaaaaagttatcaaactgtgcataccctttgattcagcagtgtttctactgggcttataccccaaagagatactaaagaagggaaagggatctgtatgtgccaaaatgtttgtggcagtcctgtttgtagtggctagaaactggaaaatgaatggatacccatcaattggagaatggttgagtaaattgtggtatatgaacgttatggaatattattattctgtaagaaatgaccagcaggatgaatacagagaggactggtgagacttacatgaactgatgctaagcgaaatgaacagaaccaggagatcattatatacctcaataacgatactgtatgaggctgtattctgatggaagtggatctcttcgataaagagatctaattcagtttcaattgatcaaggatggacagaagcagctacacccaaagaaagaacactgggaaatgaatataaactgcttgcatttttgtttttcttcccgggttatttataccttctgaatccaagtctccctgtgcaacaagagaactgttcaattctgcacacatatattgtatctaggatatattgtaacctatttaacatgtaaaagactgcttgccatctggggaagagggtggaagaagggagggggaaaatcggaacagaagtgagtgcaagggataatgttgtaaaaaatccatggcatgggttctgtcaataaaaagttattaagtaagcaagcaagcaagtaaataaataaatgaaaaaagagaacaaactCCAATAATCACTCAACTTTGGTACTTTGTTCTAGAGATGAATTATCCTGATTACTGAGTCAGTAAGTGAAAACTCATCTTCATTACATTTAGCTAGTCCCAAACCATGCCTCACATTTCAGCTGGGCATTCTTCAAATAGAAAGTTATTCATCAGAATTTAcccctttctcacttttcccccCTCTAGcactgggaaaagaaattaaattaatggtatcaggggggaaaaaaaagcgaCAAATAAGCCTTCCCCCAGCTATATTTAAAATCCCTATGATATTCCCTGACCAAAACTCCCTCACCTGGCTATCATTCCACTACAGGTACTCTATCCCTTCCCACTATCGCTCCCTTTCACTTCAGTTTCTCTACCTATAGTAAAATTTAAGACGAGGGCAAGGAAACTTTTGAATGTTCATCTTCAATGCCTACTATATGACAATTAATGTTTGattatttattcatcattttgatacatattaaataaatttcacTGATTGACcagttttttaaatgtatttatatatatatatagatagatagatagatagatagatagatagatagatagatatagatatgaaacaaaatttttatgGGTGGAGTTGGGAAACTATTCCTTATTTAATTAAAAGTTAGATTTTACTTACAAATTTGCTTCTCTGAGGCAAACGAGGGCCATCCCCTCCTTCAGCTTCTTCagttgatttcttttcttttttggataatTGTGAACGTTGTTgttccattctctctttttccaatttcttttgtttttcacgTTCCATCTTTTCAAGACCTTCACGAATCCAAGCTGGAAGAGTTCTGCGTTTTACTGCATCTgtatcaaaagggaaaatttttacaaTTCTAGCAattgaaataaaatcaaaatttctgaACTCACTTTTGTGGTtgatttccctcccttctttatatACTTCTACCTCTCCTGAACAGTCcccaggaaaaacaacaacaataaaacataataaaacaaaacaaaaaaacaactaaagaTACAGATTTTTATTGTACTGAAACTCTTGTGATAATCTTCATTAAGACAGAACAAAAACACTAATAAAGAAAAAGCCTCAtaggacattttatattttttcctaaaatgacacattttattttaattaggtaATAATTTTAAGTTAAGAACAGTAGCTATTCATGGAGAAATTTACTAGACTATAAGCTCCAATAGGGCAAGGATGGTGTTTTACCTAAATTCCTTAGATGTTTCAGGGCCTAATACAAAATtctgtatatattaaatacttaataattgccTATGGAATTCCAGTCCTCAAGtcaataaaggcaaaaaaaatatatGCCTCAACCATAATATAAATGACATCATTTAAATACTTCAGCaatctgatcaataatgactttaAAGGACTAATGGTAAAGTATGCTTCCTGCCTCTTTGAAGAATTATGGTAAACTAAGTACAAAAGGAGACAGtttcaaacaaaaaacaatgagttaatttcttttgtttggttATACTTATTTGGTTCAATTACTAGGGAGGGAGGAGCTTAATCACTGGAAACCGACAGTGATGTAAAAAGGGGGCATCAAGAaacacttaaaaacaaaataaatgaatgcatgGGTCATATAATAAAgttaacattttaaagatgaatagtCCTCAAATGTCTACTCAGATTAAAAGCAGACTAATTTTTAGTAGCATTAAATATCACTTTTTTTAGCTTCCCAAATGCAAACTATTTGATAAGTTAGGTTActaaaattaattcaatataaaGATTTGTTACCTGTCAACAATAGGCAATATCGGTTATAAACTTTaagttattttttcagttatttgtaTGATAAACACCCATCAGCAACATATTAAGATGTTTTATAACTGTTTTACATTAGAACTTGATCATAATGAAGCTAGCTTAGaatttttaaggatttgtttcatttaaattattttagctttaaaataGAATATTGTCAACTTTATTACTTTTTGCTGATTCATTTCCTAGTATATGATGCATGCTAAAATCACTCAACCAAGATGCCAGGCATTAGGGAtatttaagggagaaaaaaaaagaaaagaaaacaggccttgccctcaaggagcttaaagtcTATTGAGGGAAACATGTATAAATGCAATTAAAgtacaaaatatatgttaattaaatacaaaagttGGGGGAAAGGCATTTATAGCTGGAAATGGTTGAAGAGAAACTTCAAGTAAAAATTGGTATTTGAATTTATCTTTGAGGTACCCTAGGGATTATAAGATGTGATTTTCAACAGAtcacattataattttatattctagATGTGGGGCCAGACTACAAAGGTGCAGAcacaaaaaatggaaatcataccATAAGCCCAGTAGGCTGGAGTCAGAGtaagaagggctttaaatgaaAAGAGGACAGTAAACATTCTATTCTATAGGCCTCTGGACAATGGTACCTACTGGAGCTTTCTGAGTATGACACAACTAAGTGTGTTCTTTAGGAATATCAAATTGACATCTATGTAGAATATGAGTTAGATATGGGAGAGACGAGGCAGAGAAATTAATTACAAAGCTAAGtcaataatcaagaaaaaaattgataagaaCCTGAAATAGGGTAGTGACtgtgtgaatgtaatggaaacagAATGAATGACAGAAACTGAATGAATATGTAGAGTGAGAAAAAGTAAAGATCTGGGAAGATGACTCTAAGGTTCTAAACCTAGACTTCTAGCAAAGTAATTCTTTCTCAAGAAGTTAGGATAAAGGTAGATTGGGGTAAGCAGGAGAAATAACAAATTCtattttacatgttgaatttgagatgcttaaggtcttaattattattattatatatatatgcttaagGTTTAGTTATCTCTattgtaaatgtgtgtatatgtgatacACTGTGTGTGCACTGAGAATTGAAGGGCAAGACACAATGAAGATATAAGACTAAGAAGGAAGAATCAGgcaagaaagaagcaaaataaacaagagagtacAAGAcctaaaaaattcaaatagaagagGGTGGTCAGTGGTGTTCAAATGCTGTATAAATTTCTGAAAGATAAAGAGTAATAAAAGATGATTTGGCAAATTAAGAGATGGATGGTAAAGTTGGAGAATAGCTTCAGTTGAGTGATAAGGCTGTAAGACattgaaaggagaggaagaagagacaatAGAGATAATGTTCTAGGAGTCTGGGAGGGAAGAAGATATGGAAGataggaggggggaagagaaggggaaagggagggagagagaggagagagaggggagaatgagagaaagagagaaaaagagaaaagggaaagagaaggaggaagggaagaaggatacaaagggaaaaagagTAAAGATTAATGAGACAGTGTTGATGAAAAGTATTACCTCTGGAGAAGTTAAGGGAAGATAAATGGTTTTGAAACACAGGGAAAGACCTTGATTTTACTGGTATAACAAACTCCATGAATgaggaaaatttttattaatgaaaaacagttcttcttcattttatgagaacttgtgacttgcctagggttacataaCCAATTAactgtcagaggcaagacttgaacctaGGTGCTTCCTAGTTCTGAGGCCAGTTTTCTATCTGCAATGCCATGCTGTCcctaaagaactagagaaaaggggagggaggtggggtggagaagaaagggggaaataaaagcaaagcttaaaaataaaaattagccaAAACTTTTATATGATATCCATAGCAAAACTCAACAGAATTCATACTTTGCACGAGGAGGAAATCAGGCTGATTATAGTGcactaaataaaattaatatctaCCAATTTGTGGAGGTTCCTGCTTCACAGGTAATGCTATGGGTGAACGCTGGCGATCCCTGAATGATGGCCTCTCTCTTCGACTCTGGGGAGGTGCTGGAGGTCCTGGTGGTCCTGGTTGCCAATAAGGAGGATGAAATCCACCTTGTGGTGGACCAAAAGCAGCCCCATGCTGAAAGAGTATTGcagtttatttttcttcacattaATACTATACATTCTCTGGGACACACACGTGTTATGAACTGGGACAGTAGAAATCCATGCGTGCAGCAAATCCATGAATTCCAAGGTACTAGTGTCCACCGATTTTTCTGAAGCCTCTAGAGCCTAAGCTTGCTTTTCTTAAAAAAGGTAAGACGTGTTCTGCCCGTCTAACTGCAAAGAGCCTTTACAATATAAACTAATACactatttttctcataaaatgtaAGGAAAGGAATATATGACTCTTTCCCATGTTGTGAGAGATGATTTTGAAACCATTCGGATGCTAAACATTTTCTACCATCAATTAAAGACctattcattttaaagaataaacagACAAAATCTCTTCATAATAGTTTTCTCTTGCTGGTGAAATTAAATAGTTCACAGTCAGTCAAGGGATTTATGTTTAGAATCATCATCACCACTAAAGATTTAGAGCTGATCAGGACCTTTGCGATCACTTAATCTAACTTGTTCAATTTATGGATGAGGGAAATGAGGTccccaggttaagtgacttgccaaagaccacacaagtaataagtagcagagaaaggatttgaaccccAGATTCCCTGATACTAAATCTGGTACTCTATAGTTTGTGCTACCTATGCTCCCCATGTCTCATTTACACATGTCCCTTGTTACATGATGCTTGCTCTGTGATTTAATGAGAAAGGCAagatcaaaggaggaaaaaacttcttaaaaagtcAAGTAGTTTTCACATGCATATTTACTGTGGTCATTAGGCTGCTAAGCTGGGCGATTATGCAGCTCTGTTTTAGAAAGCATAGAACTGCACAGAATAAATGTGACTAAATGTTCAGATACTCTACTCTTAACAAAACAATGTTACAACTGGATACCAATTTGGAACATATAACTGACAAATGCTTACTGCCAATCAAACAGTCTCATTCATAATTAAATCTCTAATTCAGCTTGTGAATTTTTACAGTTTCTcgctaaaatttaaaatattaattgcccCACTTACAAATTTaactttttctaaattaattatcTTGAAATGACACCTAAcactaaaatttaaaagtaaatccaaataaagtggagggaaaaataaagaaaatcccaACAGATTAATATTACTACCCTCCATAGAGTTCTATGTCCCTGGTTATGAATTGGATGCTACAAAGGATATTTACAATTTAATATCATGTCATaacaagatgggaaaaaaaaaacaccacaatgATGACTCTAGAAAAGCTGTTGCAATCCTATGTAACACTATGAATGCATTTAGGAAGATGATCTATGTTCTTCATGTATGCTATGCATGTCTTAAGTATAtaatctattttaaataaataaggtatTCAACTACTGTGCATTTATTCTAAActttatttaatacttaatatgccactctgaaaatataaatttaagacAAAACATCAAGTAGTTATtgtacttttaacattttttccaatttctccaAGTTTTATTCTATGAAGGGCCTTTTGCATCATTAAAATGTTAACTTAGGAAatcaaataccttctgaaaagaaatttctaatgctttaataatgaaaagtaacactattcattaaaaaaaaaaaaaaaaaacagtgcttATCTGTACAGGACTGAAAAGTCAAACACACATCTTAGGTATTCTTGATGGGATACTTCCAAAGAATGGATTATGTTCACATCTACTATATTAAAGTAACAAAATATCTTTCACCTGATAGTCAAACTGGTTCACTGGCCCCACTGCAAAATTATCGGGTGGTCCACCAAAGTTGTGATTGTTCTGGTTAAATATATGCCTGTTGTCGGGGGCAAATTCCCCACTGTCCTGACTGTTGCTGTCTTCAGAAGGAGGAACAATGTCCATTGGGCCTGGTGTTGGTGGCATCCATGGCTGATCTGGAGGGGGGTGTGGGGGTTGGTGATGCATTCCCCATTCTATTTAGGATTTAGGCATAAAAACATTCAAAAGGGCGttataaaaatatcaacaaatgttattttttttaaagatctcaagaaagtaaaatttttagTAAAGAATCAGAGCTCTTTATGAAGACACTTTATGACTTCTTGGTCAATTTTTAAATAGAttacaaatacacatatgtatgtatgaatatatgtacatacatatctacatatagatgTGTATGCACGTAAAAAAGGAGTTAGCCTTGTTAAAATAcatccaaaataaaatatcttaagaTTCAAGATAAATTTATTCTCTAGGCCTTAAGACATAATCTGAATGGATAATAACTTCATCCACTGCAATGCTTGACTTAtacaaatgaaaatcaaatgcCTGCCTAATCATTCTCTTGAATGGAATGAGGAAATCTGAAACAAATTTTTGTGCTGAATTTtctagtcactttttttttttcagcaacagCACcatgaaaaatatcaataaatctgTATAAATTTTTCCATGAAAAccatttatcctcacaacatccctgtgaGGTAGGGGGCAGAAGGGACAAATATCCTTAATTTACTTATGGAAAAATTGAGGCACACAGTTACCTGTCAAGAATCACAAAGGAAACCACTGTTAGAATTTGGGGTTTTGAGGGTAGGGAAGTCACAGCTGCATCATTTTACAAGTTTACACTTGAagctaaaacatttttaaacctGGGAAGAAATTGATAGGGATTCAAtgctataattaaataaaaacaaactgaaaCCACCATATGGCATCAGAGACTGgggtgtttatatatttataatactattttacgggatggggggaggaggaataTAACGTCCTATAAGGCATGCAGTTTTTAAGTAAAAAGATTGTTCACCTAATGTAAAAAGGCCAAACGATTTGATCCTTAGCAGAATTGAATCTGGGAGATTTATTCTGTATTAATGAAAATCACTAAAGGAAATAACTACGCAGaccattaaaatgaaaatggtgaactGTTATCAAGCAATTCAAATCACATAAATAATTTAACAACTACcgagaagtaaaaaaataaaataaaacaaaacagataaacaaagCATGGAAGGATATCACTAtctgaaaagagggaagaaaatggtGTATGGATAATAAGGGCAATAGTATAATTGACaaagcaaatttcttttatgGTCATCACAGTGACACCATTTTTCTTTAACTAGAGGCTGGACATGTTTTGCTCTGCCAGTGCTGCTTCTGAAAAGGCCAGAGGTTGAAACAGAGAGGGCACTAAGTGCTCTCTTCCCTAGATGCCAAGTGAGGTTTCCACAGTGTTCCCAGCCCCTGTCAGCCTAGGAAtgaagaaccaagaaaagaatCAAATTCTGAATGCCACATACTAATAAGCAGGCTGAGTACAGAATAATTTCAACCATAAAACGTATAGGCCAAATCAAATTGAAACGAATTCTTTTAAAGGAAACATTCATTTTCAAGAAGTcataaaataagttaaataaatcatttcaatcctactttaatattttaaaaataaaaatctaacactaaaattacatggaaaattcccattttataaaaaagaacaaaccTGGTTGCCACATTCGGTTAAAATTTGTATCCCCTTGAAAATTTCCATGGTTGTTTGGACCAGACTCTATTCCTGACATGTCTTGTCCATTTGGCATTATTCCTGGAGGCTGCTCCACCACACTTTGCTGTCCTGAGGCTTCTCGTTGAGCAATCCATGCTTGAGCTAATGCAGCCCAATCAATCTGACCTAAAAATTAACAGAATAATTTTAAGATTCTAGGCATAATGTGAGTTATCTCCACTACTACCTATATCCATTTTGTTAAAAGAAAGTATCAGAAtatcagaaatataaaaaaagtttccctatataaaattgaaagtacTTATGTTTTTATGTAATCTTattagtttatctttttttcctaatcctATTTCATATACCAATTTCCCTGTTATCAATGGTGACATCGTTACCTTTCTAATACAAAACATTTAacaacttgaaaaatattttgtttcttttcttcactcTCATATTAAGATAGCAGATCTTGTgagttctttctctaaaaaaattattgactTCTTCTTGGCTAGCTCTACTAACTTCTGCTGGTTCCACTCATCCTCCATATCATTATCCAAAATACTACTACTCATGTGTCAATTCCCTTGATTCTCCATATTCCCTGCATTTCTGGTACAAAGAGGTTAGTGTCATTTAATAAGTTACTTGCTCGTCTTTGCTTCCTGTTCATAGGCTTGCTAATGTCAGACCCTCATCTAAAAGTATTCTAATCTCTTCTTCAATAATCAAAGTTTAGTCACTCTCCATTAGAGGTCTGATTAAAAATCTTTCTTGGtctaaagaaagattggggtgggggtggggggtggggggagatgatcttttttctgccaaaaactatttggatatttatatcaTTTGCAGGTCATACAAAATTACCACTTTAACAGAACTCAAGCAGTAGGACATTGTTGTACCCAGTTTTCAGATCATCATCATCtgcaattgccttagcaaataatTTCATGAGTCTTATATGTTCCACAGACCAGACATTTCtgcctttcccccatccccaaccCACCTCCAGTCTAAAGGCTGTgtctaaaagcaaaagaaaaaaatggagtcatTGCAATATTATATTAgtaagttagcatttatatagcactttaagatttgcaaagagctgtttatctcatttaatcctcaacaACTTTGTAAGGTAGGCGCTATTACCTTCATttcatagaagagaaaactaaggctgagagaggttaagtgacttgcccagaatcacacatctcttaaatgtctaaaacagaatttgaattcagatcttcctgataaaAGTCACTTGAATCAAGTACAGAAGTGTCTGACACAGAACAAGGAGCAGAAACAGGTAGCAACTGAC includes:
- the PNISR gene encoding arginine/serine-rich protein PNISR isoform X2 codes for the protein MWDQGGQPWQQWPLNQQQWMQSFQHQQDPSQIDWAALAQAWIAQREASGQQSVVEQPPGIMPNGQDMSGIESGPNNHGNFQGDTNFNRMWQPG